One part of the Solea solea chromosome 1, fSolSol10.1, whole genome shotgun sequence genome encodes these proteins:
- the mapre2 gene encoding microtubule-associated protein RP/EB family member 2 isoform X1 — protein sequence MPGPTQALSPNGENNNDIVPDNGTNIIPYRKNTVRGERAYSWGMAVNVYSTSITQETMSRHDITAWVNDILCLNYTKVEQLSSGAAYCQFMDLLFPGCISLKKVKFQAKLEHEYIHNFKLLQASFKRMNVDKIIPVEKLVKGRFQDNLDFIQWFKKFHDANYDGKEYDPVAARQGQDAIPPPDPGEQIFNLPKKSHHAASSPTAGASRSTSTTPKTATPTSRPSSAKKVPAITTPAKGEKDLESQVTQLTEEVNHLQSTLKGVVSERDYYFSKLRDVETLCQEHVDENAELVARLMEILYASEEQDTVEEAEGDGQEVDQQGQGEEQDEY from the exons ATGCCCGGTCCCACCCAAGCCCTTTCCCCAAATGGAGAGAATAACAACGACATCGTCCCGGACAACGGCACCAACATCATTCCTTACAGGAAAAATACAGTGCGGGGAGAGCGCGCCTACAG TTGGGGGATGGCGGTCAACGTATATTCTACCTCAATTACCCAGGAGACTATGAGCAGGCATGACATTACTGCCTGGGTAAACGATATTCTCTGCTTAAACTATACGAAAGTGGAGCAGCTCTCCTCAG GAGCTGCTTATTGCCAGTTCATGGATCTGCTCTTCCCTGGCTGCATCAGTCTTAAGAAGGTTAAGTTTCAAGCCAAACTGGAGCATGAGTACATCCACAATTTTAAACTGTTGCAGGCGTCCTTCAAAAGAATGAATGTGGACAAG ATCATTCCTGTAGAGAAACTGGTCAAAGGCAGATTTCAGGACAATCTTGATTTCATCCAGTGGTTTAAGAAGTTCCATGATGCCAATTACGATGGTAAAGAATATGACCCGGTTGCAGCCAGACAGGGTCAGGATGCCATCCCACCACCTGACCCCGGGGAGCAGATCTTTAACCTGCCGAAGAAGTCTCACCACGCAGCCAGCTCTCCCACTGCAG GAGCGTCAAGGTCAACCTCAACCACCCCCAAAACCGCAACACCGACATCCCGACCCTCTTCAGCCAAAAAGGTCCCTGCAATTACAACTCCAGCCAAAGGGGAGAAAGACCTGGAATCACAGGTCACACAGCTTACAGAGGAG GTGAACCACTTACAGTCGACACTGAAAGGGGTGGTGAGTGAGAGGGACTACTACTTCAGTAAGCTGCGAGATGTGGAGACGTTGTGCCAGGAACATGTTGACGAAAATGCTGAGCTGGTGGCGCGGCTAATGGAGATCCTTTATGCCTCAGAGGAGCAG gATACAGTGGAGGAGGCTGAGGGTGACGGACAGGAAGTAGACCAGCAAGGTCAGGGGGAGGAACAGGATGAATACTGA
- the mapre2 gene encoding microtubule-associated protein RP/EB family member 2 isoform X2, with translation MAVNVYSTSITQETMSRHDITAWVNDILCLNYTKVEQLSSGAAYCQFMDLLFPGCISLKKVKFQAKLEHEYIHNFKLLQASFKRMNVDKIIPVEKLVKGRFQDNLDFIQWFKKFHDANYDGKEYDPVAARQGQDAIPPPDPGEQIFNLPKKSHHAASSPTAGASRSTSTTPKTATPTSRPSSAKKVPAITTPAKGEKDLESQVTQLTEEVNHLQSTLKGVVSERDYYFSKLRDVETLCQEHVDENAELVARLMEILYASEEQDTVEEAEGDGQEVDQQGQGEEQDEY, from the exons ATGGCGGTCAACGTATATTCTACCTCAATTACCCAGGAGACTATGAGCAGGCATGACATTACTGCCTGGGTAAACGATATTCTCTGCTTAAACTATACGAAAGTGGAGCAGCTCTCCTCAG GAGCTGCTTATTGCCAGTTCATGGATCTGCTCTTCCCTGGCTGCATCAGTCTTAAGAAGGTTAAGTTTCAAGCCAAACTGGAGCATGAGTACATCCACAATTTTAAACTGTTGCAGGCGTCCTTCAAAAGAATGAATGTGGACAAG ATCATTCCTGTAGAGAAACTGGTCAAAGGCAGATTTCAGGACAATCTTGATTTCATCCAGTGGTTTAAGAAGTTCCATGATGCCAATTACGATGGTAAAGAATATGACCCGGTTGCAGCCAGACAGGGTCAGGATGCCATCCCACCACCTGACCCCGGGGAGCAGATCTTTAACCTGCCGAAGAAGTCTCACCACGCAGCCAGCTCTCCCACTGCAG GAGCGTCAAGGTCAACCTCAACCACCCCCAAAACCGCAACACCGACATCCCGACCCTCTTCAGCCAAAAAGGTCCCTGCAATTACAACTCCAGCCAAAGGGGAGAAAGACCTGGAATCACAGGTCACACAGCTTACAGAGGAG GTGAACCACTTACAGTCGACACTGAAAGGGGTGGTGAGTGAGAGGGACTACTACTTCAGTAAGCTGCGAGATGTGGAGACGTTGTGCCAGGAACATGTTGACGAAAATGCTGAGCTGGTGGCGCGGCTAATGGAGATCCTTTATGCCTCAGAGGAGCAG gATACAGTGGAGGAGGCTGAGGGTGACGGACAGGAAGTAGACCAGCAAGGTCAGGGGGAGGAACAGGATGAATACTGA